From Vidua macroura isolate BioBank_ID:100142 chromosome 5, ASM2450914v1, whole genome shotgun sequence, the proteins below share one genomic window:
- the LOC128807736 gene encoding proline-rich protein HaeIII subfamily 1-like has product MPPLPRRRPQPRPVGRRLADTERRRERSAPRRQQRAPVRSRPRSAPGMRSPPPPRSPEGTAPPWAEQRPPTPLPCPNPRGLPPAAPPPNEGSWIAAGGRSRSGAGAGAESGLRPVRDPGPRRGSVLLQPLIRHLLGFTQQL; this is encoded by the exons ATGCCG CCGCTCCCTCGGCgccgcccgcagccccggcccgtGGGGCGCCGCCTGGCGGACACGGAGCGGCGGCGCGAGCGCAGCGCCCCCCGGCGGCAGCAGCGCGCTCCGGTGCGGTCTCGGCCCCGCAGCGCCCCGGGGATGCGgagcccccccccgccccggagCCCCGAGGGCACCGcacccccctgggcagagcagcgtCCTCCTACTCCTCTCCCGTGCCCGAACCCCCGTGGgctcccgcccgccgcgcccccgccgAACGAAGGGAGCTGGATCGCCGCGGGCGGGAGGAGCCGCTCCGGGGCAGGCGCTGGGGCCGAGTCCGGACTGCGCCCGGTGCGGGACCCGGGGCCCCGCCGGGGCTCGGTCCTGCTCCAGCCGCTCATCCGCCACCTGCTGG GATTTACTCAACAGCTGTAA
- the LOC128807295 gene encoding LOW QUALITY PROTEIN: DNA repair protein RAD51 homolog A-like (The sequence of the model RefSeq protein was modified relative to this genomic sequence to represent the inferred CDS: inserted 4 bases in 2 codons) gives MPHKNGAVTLIDLPKMAASCACALTSKKWRRGSPPLPLFGCLNSVPTPTQRFRRDLPRRFPVWGHGLWGQRRREHQQDAAALSQELCGTNSSDGKNLEAAGFHTVEVVAFAPEKELLNIKGISETKAHKIPAEAAKLAPXGFHYSTEFHLQWSEIIHITTGSKELEKLLQGEIETGSITXLFGEFHSGKTQQCPSLAVTGQLPIDCGGSEGKATSMDTEGTFHPEQLLAMAERKSLWHQCPGQGGLCRGFTSDCQAQLLGQAGD, from the exons ATGCCGCACAAAAATGGCGCAGTCACACTTATcgaccttccaaagatggcggcatCCTGCGCATGCGCCTTGACTAGTAAAAAATGGCGTCGCGGAAGCCCCCCCCTTCCCCTATTCGGCTGCCTGAACTCGGTTCCCACGCCAACCCAGCGCTTTCGGCGCGATTTGCCGCGGCGTTTCCCGGTGTGGGGACACGGGCTGTGGGGCCAGCGGCGCCGGGAGCACCAGCAAGATGCAGCTGCTCTTTCGCAGGAG cttTGTGGCACAAATTCCAGTGATGGGAAGAATCTGGAAGCAGCTGGATTTCACACAGTGGAGGTTGTGGCTTTTGCAccagagaaggagctgctgaaCATTAAAGGCATCAGTGAAACCAAAGCTCACAAAATCCCC GCTGAGGCAGCCAAACTGGCTCC AGGATTTCACTACAGCACAGAATTCCACCTGCAGTGGTCAGAAATCATCCATATCACCACTGGctccaaagagctggaaaaGTTGCTTCAAG GAGAAATAGAAACAGGATCCATAAC GTTATTTGGGGAATTCCATAGTGGGAAGACACAGCAgtgtcccagcctggcagtcACTGGTCAG CTCCCCATAGACTGTGGGGGCAGTGAGGGAAAAGCCACATCCATGGACACAGAGGGGACCTTCcatccagagcagctcctggccatgGCTGAAAG GAAAAGCCTCTGGCATCAATGCCCTGGACAAGGTGGCCTCTGCCGGGGCTTTACCAGTGACTGCCAGGCCCAGCTgctgggtcaggctggagaCTGA